Proteins co-encoded in one Methylomonas albis genomic window:
- a CDS encoding RHS repeat-associated core domain-containing protein, whose product MTIIVKSGSYSHDTLVMNQQTLERCDSGRRSFRRLIGFIALSLALGIILQFPAPVFAVQPANCELPDGDIDGDECITQNPSKNNGGNNSCDTSCTPKLTAEPINVATGNKYEDEVDYLSGGPSPLALRRSYNSFDNAVTSFGIGWRGDYNRSISGTSFTVDVTRNDGKVLTFILAGSAWVSDSDVNAKLVKLATGWQYTTGLDGVEIYNASGKLISITDRKGLTQTLTYDSQGRLSTVTNPFGRSLTFAYSGTDTRVSSVKVPNGGVYAYSYDSKNNLSTVTYPDNTQRKYLYENPSYPHALTGIIDEKGVRYATDAYDSQGRDVSNELAGGVNKYTLDYNFLTYGYVPVKDALGVTRTSTFTNVNDVALETLMTQSCPSCPVGYARTKTTTSYDANGNIISQTDFNANTTNYSYDTTRNLEISRTEAAGKPQARTITTTWHSTFRLPTKIVEPNRVMAFSYDAKGNLLQKTITAGAQTKSWTFTYNANGQPLTIDGPRTDVSDFTRFSYDAQGNLTTITDALSHVTTIASYNADGQPLSIKDPNGLVTSFQYDPRGRLLASTVGTETTQYSYDVAGQLIKLTLPDATYLAYSYDDAHRLISIADSQGNHIDYALDKMGNKLKTTVNDPSNTLTSTRTQVFDGLSRLAKSIGAQNQVTQFGYDPNGNTTSLTDPLNNKTALAYDSLNRLISSVDPLGKTTNSNYDSNDNLLAVTDPLTHQTGYGYDGFGQRLTIDSPDTGHGQVSYDDAGNPISVVDARGQTVSYSYDALNRIIQIRYASKPPINFAYDQGANGLGHLTQMTEGAGSTVTNWAYDARGRVTSKTFKSGSLKLVTSYGYGSDGRLVSLAYPSGQTLHVSYNSNGQVATLDSNGTPILSDIHYQPFGGASDWTFGNGVKTTRSFDLDGRLLAYDLGDRSRQLTYDAAGRITGYTDTDLNHDQSFSYDELGRLTNFSDPASQISYSYDANGNRLQQSDSTLIKNFSLDTASNRLLGITDNTNQILKNYSYDAAGHITADGYNSFTYDGRGRLVQAANVGIGVEQYLINGLGQRVAKVYGGAPDLAGDADQDGSLTTTDLRLIVLMTQGAVPVNLAADCSHDGKVTAADASCTQAKIIDMRTNPGKYVQAGTYFVYDGAGHVLGEYTQTGAPIQETIWLGNMPVAVSKGSNQYFVYADHLNAPRAISDNTGKVIWRWDSEAFGTTAANEDPDGDSNIFTYNLRFPGQYYDKSTGLHYNGFRDYNPAIGRYIESDPIGLAGGVNSYAYAYGNPLTYDDFFGLCDVERCNQLRKKIFEKNAKLLNELRKYDPIADGKGGFSFPGGFTKPGGHYKEINDLKRGITNDTTEYRKLGCDDDEGNGGTGSIPRSIFDTVNRPVPEPVYPESTSPSVILPNPPSPSQIAPWILIPIIIILSPVGA is encoded by the coding sequence ATGACTATCATCGTAAAGTCGGGATCTTACTCGCATGACACCTTAGTTATGAATCAGCAAACGTTAGAGCGTTGCGATTCCGGACGGCGCTCATTTAGGCGCTTGATTGGTTTCATTGCTTTGTCACTAGCACTGGGAATCATACTCCAATTTCCAGCGCCAGTATTTGCTGTGCAACCTGCAAATTGTGAATTGCCCGATGGAGATATTGATGGTGACGAATGTATCACCCAAAATCCCTCAAAGAATAACGGTGGAAATAACAGTTGCGACACCAGCTGTACGCCTAAACTGACTGCTGAGCCCATCAACGTTGCCACTGGCAATAAATATGAAGACGAGGTCGATTATTTAAGCGGCGGACCTTCGCCTCTTGCATTAAGGCGCAGTTATAACAGCTTTGATAACGCCGTTACTAGCTTTGGCATCGGTTGGCGAGGCGATTACAACCGTTCGATCTCCGGGACTTCCTTTACCGTCGATGTCACTCGCAATGACGGAAAAGTATTGACCTTTATTCTGGCCGGTTCTGCATGGGTATCTGATAGCGACGTCAATGCCAAACTGGTTAAGCTAGCAACTGGCTGGCAATACACCACCGGACTGGATGGAGTCGAAATCTATAACGCCAGCGGAAAGCTGATTAGCATTACTGATCGCAAAGGGTTAACACAAACCCTTACTTACGACTCCCAAGGTCGGTTAAGCACGGTCACCAATCCCTTTGGCAGAAGTCTAACGTTCGCTTACAGCGGCACAGATACTCGCGTGTCATCCGTCAAGGTCCCGAATGGCGGAGTCTACGCTTATAGCTACGACAGCAAAAACAATTTATCGACCGTCACCTATCCCGACAACACCCAACGTAAATACCTTTACGAAAACCCCTCATATCCGCATGCGCTCACCGGTATCATTGATGAAAAAGGCGTTCGTTACGCTACCGACGCTTACGATAGTCAGGGCAGGGATGTCTCCAACGAACTGGCTGGTGGTGTTAATAAATACACCCTGGATTATAACTTTCTAACCTACGGCTATGTACCGGTTAAAGATGCGCTCGGTGTGACTCGCACGTCGACTTTCACTAATGTCAATGATGTGGCGTTGGAAACATTGATGACCCAAAGCTGCCCTAGTTGCCCGGTCGGATACGCCCGCACCAAGACCACAACCAGTTACGACGCGAATGGCAACATCATTAGCCAAACTGATTTCAACGCAAACACCACCAATTACAGTTACGACACCACCCGCAATCTTGAAATCTCCCGTACCGAAGCGGCAGGCAAACCTCAGGCCCGAACCATAACAACCACCTGGCATTCTACATTTAGGCTTCCGACCAAGATCGTCGAACCCAATCGTGTTATGGCATTCAGCTACGACGCCAAAGGGAATCTGTTACAAAAAACCATTACTGCCGGCGCGCAAACTAAGTCCTGGACCTTTACCTATAACGCTAACGGCCAACCGCTTACCATCGACGGTCCGCGTACCGATGTTAGCGACTTCACCCGTTTTAGCTATGACGCCCAAGGCAATCTCACCACCATTACCGATGCACTGAGTCACGTTACTACGATTGCTAGCTACAATGCCGATGGCCAACCGTTATCGATTAAAGACCCCAATGGACTGGTAACCAGCTTCCAATACGACCCGCGTGGTAGGCTCCTGGCTTCAACCGTAGGCACTGAAACCACCCAGTACAGCTACGATGTCGCCGGTCAATTGATCAAACTCACCCTGCCGGACGCCACTTATCTTGCCTACAGTTATGATGATGCCCATCGACTAATCAGCATCGCTGATTCTCAAGGTAATCATATCGATTACGCCTTGGATAAGATGGGCAATAAGCTTAAAACGACCGTCAACGATCCAAGTAATACCTTAACAAGCACTCGCACACAGGTATTTGACGGGCTTAGCCGCTTGGCAAAATCGATAGGCGCTCAGAATCAGGTCACGCAATTTGGTTATGACCCCAATGGCAATACCACTAGCCTCACCGACCCGCTGAACAACAAAACCGCTCTGGCTTATGATTCGCTAAACCGTTTGATTAGCAGCGTCGATCCACTTGGCAAAACAACGAACAGCAACTACGACAGTAATGACAATCTGCTTGCGGTAACCGATCCACTGACTCACCAAACCGGCTACGGCTACGACGGTTTCGGTCAACGCTTGACGATTGATAGCCCCGATACCGGGCATGGTCAAGTTAGCTACGATGATGCGGGTAACCCCATCAGCGTCGTCGATGCTCGCGGGCAAACAGTCAGTTACAGCTACGATGCACTCAACCGCATCATTCAAATCCGCTATGCCAGTAAACCGCCCATTAATTTTGCCTACGATCAAGGTGCCAACGGTTTGGGTCATCTGACCCAAATGACTGAAGGCGCAGGGAGTACGGTGACCAATTGGGCCTACGATGCTCGCGGTCGGGTCACCAGCAAAACCTTCAAAAGCGGCTCATTGAAATTAGTGACAAGTTATGGCTATGGTAGTGATGGCCGACTGGTATCACTGGCTTATCCTTCCGGCCAAACCCTGCACGTCAGTTACAACAGCAACGGCCAAGTCGCTACATTGGATAGCAACGGTACGCCAATACTGAGTGACATTCACTATCAACCTTTTGGTGGTGCCTCTGACTGGACCTTCGGCAATGGTGTTAAAACCACCCGTAGTTTTGACCTGGATGGCCGTTTGCTTGCCTACGATCTGGGTGACCGGTCGCGGCAACTTACCTATGATGCGGCTGGACGCATAACAGGCTATACCGATACCGACCTCAACCATGATCAAAGCTTTAGCTATGACGAACTGGGACGCTTAACCAATTTTTCAGATCCGGCTAGCCAAATCAGCTACAGCTACGATGCCAACGGCAATCGTCTGCAGCAATCGGATAGCACGCTGATCAAAAACTTCAGTCTGGATACCGCCAGCAACCGGTTGTTAGGGATTACCGATAACACAAACCAAATTCTGAAAAATTATAGCTACGATGCCGCCGGTCATATCACCGCCGATGGTTATAACAGCTTTACCTACGATGGTAGGGGCCGTCTAGTTCAAGCGGCCAATGTTGGCATCGGCGTCGAACAATACCTGATTAATGGCCTGGGGCAGCGTGTCGCCAAAGTCTATGGCGGCGCTCCGGATTTAGCCGGCGATGCGGACCAGGACGGCAGCCTCACTACCACGGATTTACGTCTGATCGTCTTGATGACCCAAGGGGCGGTGCCAGTCAATCTAGCAGCCGATTGCAGCCATGATGGCAAAGTCACTGCGGCCGACGCCAGCTGCACCCAGGCCAAAATCATTGATATGCGCACCAATCCCGGCAAATACGTGCAAGCCGGTACTTATTTTGTTTATGACGGCGCGGGGCATGTGCTCGGCGAATACACGCAAACCGGTGCACCGATTCAGGAAACAATTTGGCTAGGCAACATGCCAGTCGCGGTCAGCAAAGGTAGTAATCAGTACTTTGTTTACGCCGATCACCTGAACGCGCCACGGGCCATCAGCGATAATACCGGCAAAGTCATTTGGCGTTGGGATAGCGAGGCCTTCGGCACGACAGCGGCCAACGAAGACCCGGATGGCGACAGCAATATCTTTACCTATAATTTGCGCTTCCCTGGTCAGTATTACGATAAAAGTACCGGATTGCATTACAACGGATTCAGGGATTACAACCCAGCTATAGGCCGATATATCGAGAGTGATCCGATTGGATTGGCGGGGGGCGTTAATTCATACGCCTACGCTTACGGGAATCCTTTAACTTACGATGATTTCTTCGGATTATGCGATGTAGAGCGTTGCAATCAACTTAGAAAAAAAATCTTTGAAAAGAACGCTAAGTTACTGAATGAGTTGCGGAAATACGATCCTATTGCCGACGGCAAAGGCGGATTTTCATTTCCTGGCGGATTTACCAAACCAGGAGGCCATTACAAGGAGATTAATGATTTAAAGCGCGGCATCACTAATGATACAACAGAGTACAGAAAGTTGGGTTGCGATGATGATGAGGGTAATGGGGGTACTGGCTCCATTCCAAGGAGTATTTTTGATACAGTAAATAGACCGGTTCCAGAGCCTGTGTACCCTGAGAGCACTTCACCTAGTGTAATTTTACCTAATCCACCATCACCATCCCAAATTGCGCCATGGATACTAATCCCGATAATAATTATACTTTCTCCAGTAGGCGCATGA
- a CDS encoding class I SAM-dependent DNA methyltransferase: MAIKKSELYSSLWKSCDELRGGMDASQYKDCVLVLLFIKYVSDKYAGIPYAPVTIPEGASFKDMVALKGKPDIGDQINKKIIAPLKSANKLTDMPDFNDAGKLGSGSEMVEKLTSLIAIFENPALDFSKNRAEGDDILGDAYEFLMRHFAVDSGKSKGQFYTPAEVSRVIAQIIGISEANTSSNTTVYDPTCGSGSLLLKVGDEANAKVTLNGQEKDGATSGLARMNMILHDHATALIFQGNTLADPKFKDGETLKTFDYVVANRVDGRFHYI, from the coding sequence ATGGCCATCAAAAAATCCGAGCTGTATAGCTCGCTATGGAAAAGCTGCGACGAACTGCGCGGCGGAATGGATGCATCGCAATACAAGGATTGTGTGCTGGTATTGCTGTTTATCAAATATGTCAGTGATAAATATGCCGGTATACCTTACGCCCCGGTTACCATTCCGGAAGGTGCCAGTTTTAAAGATATGGTCGCCCTCAAAGGCAAGCCCGACATTGGCGATCAGATCAATAAAAAGATCATTGCGCCGTTAAAGTCAGCCAACAAACTGACCGACATGCCGGACTTCAACGATGCCGGCAAACTGGGCAGCGGTAGTGAAATGGTCGAGAAGCTGACCAGCCTGATTGCCATCTTCGAGAACCCCGCCCTGGACTTCTCCAAAAACCGCGCCGAAGGCGACGACATCCTCGGCGATGCCTACGAATTTTTGATGCGGCATTTTGCTGTCGACAGCGGTAAGAGCAAAGGCCAGTTTTATACGCCGGCGGAAGTCAGTCGGGTTATCGCCCAAATCATCGGTATCAGCGAGGCCAACACCAGCAGCAATACTACGGTGTACGATCCCACCTGCGGCTCAGGCTCATTGTTACTGAAAGTCGGCGACGAAGCCAATGCCAAAGTTACTCTAAATGGTCAGGAAAAGGACGGCGCTACCAGCGGTTTGGCACGGATGAATATGATCCTGCACGACCATGCTACGGCGTTGATCTTTCAAGGCAACACGCTGGCAGACCCTAAATTCAAAGACGGCGAAACACTTAAAACCTTCGACTACGTAGTCGCCAATAGAGTGGATGGTAGATTTCACTACATATAA
- a CDS encoding phospholipase effector Tle1 domain-containing protein has translation MKVLLGNIFWAWDQRYFLRQIGGIALVFLLSGFAQTPMAQIETSDVGEKNIKLLGNPDQHKNIFIFFDGTLNDQKSSTNVWNLYNLIAGNNDPQTTEVYIKGVGTTDNPVLGAALGKGMEERILTGYKFIIENYHPGDNIYIFGFSRGAHEARSLAGLLALAGYPILSAENKNKLMDIGNTILDFSKDKSDEDADYRNALKSSVPGQPPVLAKEIKEELDLDMLPVEITFLGVWDTVPGSSFKNYGACKEEKGFVKTYFSWLPGISAGERYKTDSYPAIHYIVHAVSLDEKRSKFKPILLCPPINAQATETTEVWFPGAHADVGGGYEDSHELQDISLSWMIDQLANKGKYKFNPRPPKIEGVAEGLAHWSIKDFPANTGSECVDREPPPAATLHPSIDKRKRSSPVPIRVNGVVKRLGYPLNCADLQ, from the coding sequence ATGAAAGTTTTACTTGGCAATATTTTTTGGGCGTGGGATCAGAGGTATTTTTTGCGACAAATAGGTGGTATCGCCCTGGTTTTTTTATTATCTGGTTTCGCGCAGACACCAATGGCACAAATAGAAACTTCCGATGTTGGTGAAAAAAATATTAAACTACTTGGAAATCCAGATCAACATAAGAATATATTCATTTTTTTTGATGGAACCTTGAATGACCAAAAATCATCAACAAATGTTTGGAACTTATATAATTTAATTGCTGGTAATAATGACCCACAAACTACTGAGGTCTATATTAAAGGCGTTGGAACTACTGATAATCCAGTACTAGGTGCAGCCCTAGGGAAAGGAATGGAAGAACGTATTCTTACAGGATACAAATTTATTATTGAAAATTACCATCCTGGAGATAATATTTATATTTTTGGTTTTAGTAGAGGCGCACATGAAGCCAGATCTCTTGCTGGACTCCTCGCTTTAGCTGGATATCCAATATTGTCTGCCGAAAACAAAAACAAACTTATGGACATCGGCAATACAATTCTAGATTTTTCAAAAGATAAAAGTGATGAGGACGCAGATTATAGAAATGCATTGAAATCTTCTGTTCCGGGCCAACCCCCCGTATTAGCAAAAGAGATTAAAGAAGAATTAGACCTAGACATGTTACCGGTGGAAATTACGTTCTTAGGTGTTTGGGACACGGTTCCAGGTTCTTCATTTAAAAATTATGGTGCCTGCAAAGAGGAAAAAGGTTTCGTTAAAACGTATTTTTCTTGGCTTCCTGGGATTAGTGCTGGAGAACGCTATAAGACAGACTCATACCCAGCCATCCATTACATTGTTCATGCGGTGTCATTAGACGAAAAACGGAGCAAATTCAAGCCGATACTATTATGTCCGCCCATCAATGCTCAAGCCACTGAGACGACAGAAGTTTGGTTTCCTGGAGCTCATGCTGATGTCGGTGGAGGATATGAGGATTCGCATGAACTCCAAGACATTTCATTAAGTTGGATGATTGATCAACTTGCAAATAAAGGTAAATATAAATTCAATCCAAGGCCACCTAAAATTGAGGGTGTAGCAGAAGGTTTAGCTCATTGGTCTATAAAAGACTTTCCTGCAAATACCGGGAGCGAGTGCGTAGATCGCGAGCCACCTCCGGCGGCCACACTCCATCCCAGTATCGATAAGCGAAAACGATCCTCCCCGGTACCCATCCGAGTTAATGGGGTTGTGAAACGTTTAGGCTACCCTCTTAATTGTGCAGATTTACAATGA
- a CDS encoding WGR domain-containing protein produces the protein MNHLYLERHDTENNLHRFYQMFVTPGLFDDWSLIKEWGRVGSPGTVRKEWFDTQEEAIVAGNKLYTAKCKKGYQVISV, from the coding sequence ATGAATCATCTATATCTTGAAAGACACGATACCGAAAACAACCTGCATCGGTTTTACCAGATGTTTGTCACGCCAGGTCTATTTGATGATTGGTCACTGATCAAGGAGTGGGGCAGGGTAGGTTCTCCAGGCACAGTCAGGAAGGAGTGGTTCGATACCCAGGAAGAAGCCATTGTCGCTGGGAATAAGTTGTACACGGCCAAATGTAAAAAGGGTTATCAAGTGATTAGCGTTTAG